A stretch of Prunus dulcis chromosome 6, ALMONDv2, whole genome shotgun sequence DNA encodes these proteins:
- the LOC117630264 gene encoding uncharacterized protein LOC117630264: protein MRGSAEESYSLLPSYCYELERTNPGTLTYIETDAADHFLYFFMSIGACIRGFKSSMRPVIAVDATHLKCKYKGVLFVATAFDGNRNIYPVAFGIGDLETDAAWEWFLRKLHCAIGDCSNLVVISDRNVSIQHGLRRVFPGASHGICFYHLKGNMKASFHLKQRDPILGYFIRAAKSYRLAEFNRHFSMINNERVRNYLLRAGVQKWSRAHCDGRRYNVMTTNIVESINSVLRFARMLPVLHLIDEITNLLLTWFSQRRDLAMKCHSTLCPDLGEQKLRKRLDAASRMNVVKINDVEYNVLDGSLTWSNSRASMLLRYVGT, encoded by the exons ATGAGAGGGTCTGCAGAAGAGTCGTATTCCCTTCTCCCTTCCTATTGTTATGAGTTGGAGCGTACAAATCCGGGAACTTTGACATACATTGAGACTGATGCAGCCGACcacttcttatatttttttatgtccATTGGTGCATGCATACGAGGATTTAAGTCGTCAATGCGGCCCGTGATTGCTGTTGATGCTACCCATTTGAAGTGCAAGTATAAaggtgttttgtttgttgcgaCCGCATTTGACGGAAATCGCAACATATATCCTGTTGCCTTTGGGATTGGAGATTTGGAGACGGATGCAGCATGGGAGtggtttttgagaaaattacaTTGTGCAATTGGTGATTGCTCGAATCTTGTTGTCATATCTGATCGCAATGTTAGCATACAACATGGGTTGCGTAGAGTTTTTCCTGGGGCAAGCCATGGTATTTGCTTTTATCACTTGAAGGGCAATATGAAAGCCTCATTTCACTTGAAGCAACGGGATCCGATATTGGGGTATTTTATAAGGGCAGCGAAGTCTTATCGTCTAGCGGAGTTCAATCGTCACTTCTCGATGATAAACAATGAGCGAGTGCGAAATTATCTACTACGTGCAGGCGTTCAGAAGTGGTCACGGGCCCACTGTGATGGACGACGCTATAATGTGATGACAACGAATATTGTGGAGTCCATTAATTCAGTTCTTCGTTTTGCAAGGATGCTTCCGGTCCTACACTTGATCGATGAAATCACAAATTTACTTCTCACTTGGTTTAGTCAACGTCGAGATTTAGCAATGAAATGTCATTCTACATTGTGCCCTGATTTGGGTGAACAGAAGTTAAGGAAGAGGTTAGACGCTGCGTCAAGGATGAATGTGGTCAAAATCAATGATGTTGAGTATAATGTTCTCGATG GAAGTTTGACTTGGAGCAACTCCCGTGCAAGCATGCTATTGCGGTATGTCGGCACTTGA